Proteins from a genomic interval of Lycium ferocissimum isolate CSIRO_LF1 chromosome 2, AGI_CSIRO_Lferr_CH_V1, whole genome shotgun sequence:
- the LOC132048244 gene encoding alpha-farnesene synthase-like produces MTSEQQSVFCNQMQSEAFGEIKIDQSLIQRRNANYKPNIWNYDILQSLKSEYSDGKYITQLIEAQKLKEEVLCHLAEIVNPLAKLELIDSINKMALSHLFEKEIMLCLQDMEYAKKKDSGGEMDLYSTALYFRIFRQHGYKVTQDVFLSYMDKLGDQFEVDANMDPKTMVQLFEASQLALKDENMLNEARIFCTKNLKSSNIIPMEMPLHWQVEWYNTRGKISKQENEQRGPNFKLLQLAKLNFNMVQAEHQKDLVDILRWWRKLGLIEHLSFSRNRIVESFLWSVGVAFEPQHSNFRNWLTKAITFIILIDDVYDIYGSLQHLQLFTNAVVRWDPKEVEQLPVCMKTCFWKLYDTTNDVALAIQQQKGWKLPVSTYLQKAWAEFCKALLVEAKWDAKGYTPSFSDYLDNGWKSSGGPVLSLHVLLGLAQDFTQVMDFLENEHDLIHYSSLIIRLCNDLGTSAAELERGDLSSSVLCHMKEANVDEDVAREDIKDMVMETWKKMNKHCFDNSALSLGPLIKYIMNIARVTHFIYQNGDGFGVQDRETRQQILSSLIESLPLESEKTVLCNTHIYIAKKKKK; encoded by the exons ATGACAAGTGAGCAGCAATCTGTCTTTTGTAACCAAATGCAGAGTGAAGCATTTGGTGAGATTAAGATAGATCAAAGCCTTATTCAACGGCGAAATGCTAATTACAAGCCAAACATTTGGAATTACGACATCTTGCAGTCTCTTAAAAGCGAATATTCA GATGGGAAATACATAACCCAATTAATAGAAGCTCAAAAGTTGAAAGAGGAAGTTTTATGCCATCTGGCAGAAATAGTGAATCCATTGGCCAAATTAGAGCTTATAGACAGCATAAATAAAATGGCTCTCTCCCATCTCTTTGAGAAGGAGATCATGTTGTGTCTACAAGACATGGAATATGCAAAGAAGAAGGATTCTGGCGGTGAAATGGATCTCTATTCTACTGCCttatattttagaatttttcGGCAGCATGGCTATAAAGTGACACAAG ATGTATTCCTTAGCTATATGGATAAATTGGGTGATCAATTCGAGGTAGACGCAAACATGGATCCAAAAACAATGGTGCAACTATTTGAAGCCTCTCAGTTGGCCTTAAAGGATGAAAATATGTTGAATGAGGCTAGAATATTTTGCACTAAGAATCTAAAAAgttcaaatattattccaatGGAAATGCCACTGCATTGGCAGGTGGAATGGTACAACACCAGAGGGAAAATATCCAAACAGGAAAATGAACAAAGGGGGCCAAACTTTAAACTTCTTCAACTAGCTAAACTCAACTTTAATATGGTCCAAGCTGAGCATCAGAAAGATCTGGTAGATATTCTGAG GTGGTGGAGAAAACTTGGACTGATAGAACATCTAAGCTTCAGCAGAAATAGAATTGTCGAAAGCTTTTTGTGGTCAGTTGGCGTTGCTTTCGAGCCTCAGCATTCTAATTTCAGAAATTGGCTCACCAAAGCCATCACTTTCATTATACTAATTGACGATGTTTATGACATTTATGGCTCTTTACAACACCTACAACTCTTCACCAATGCTGTTGTCAG ATGGGACCCTAAGGAGGTTGAGCAACTTCCGGTATGTATGAAAACCTGTTTTTGGAAACTATATGATACTACAAATGATGTAGCACTTGCAATTCAGCAACAAAAAGGTTGGAAATTACCAGTGTCCACATATCTACAAAAAGCG TGGGCTGAATTTTGCAAAGCACTTCTTGTGGAAGCTAAATGGGATGCAAAGGGTTATACACCATCATTTTCTGATTATTTAGATAATGGGTGGAAATCATCAGGTGGCCCTGTGCTCTCTCTTCATGTtcttcttggtttagctcaagATTTCACACAAGTTATGGATTTTCTGGAGAATGAACACGACCTTATACACTATTCCTCCCTTATAATCCGACTTTGCAACGACCTTGGGACTTCAGCC GCTGAACTGGAAAGAGGTGATTTGTCATCGTCTGTCTTGTGTCACATGAAGGAAGCAAATGTTGATGAGGATGTGGCAAGGGAGGATATCAAAGACATGGTAATGGAGACTTGGAAGAAAATGAACAAACATTGCTTTGACAATTCAGCATTATCATTAGGACCATTAATAAAGTACATAATGAATATAGCGCGAGTCACACACTTCATTTATCAAAATGGAGATGGATTTGGTGTTCAAGATAGAGAAACTCGACAACAAATCTTATCTTCTTTGATTGAATCTCTACCTCTTGAGTCAGAGAAAACAGTACTATGCAATACGCATATTTACATtgctaagaaaaaaaagaaatag